One genomic region from Pseudoduganella lutea encodes:
- a CDS encoding ribonuclease HI family protein: MTAPPFTPRALAQARAAAEKLARRPVPPSPSAWRGWFDGSATPNPGRLGIGALLLGPGGERIEISRRAGEGSSGDAEYLALIALLETAVETGIRELAAYGDSQVVVQDVLMGEVPGAKGLEAHRARVLALMARLDRVAVRWLPRHRNGDADALSQRAIAA; encoded by the coding sequence ATGACCGCTCCCCCCTTCACTCCCCGCGCCCTCGCCCAGGCCCGCGCCGCCGCCGAAAAGCTGGCGCGCCGGCCGGTACCGCCATCGCCGTCCGCCTGGCGCGGCTGGTTCGATGGCTCGGCCACGCCGAATCCCGGCCGCCTCGGTATCGGCGCACTGCTGCTGGGCCCCGGTGGCGAACGGATCGAGATCAGCCGCCGTGCCGGCGAAGGCAGCAGCGGCGATGCCGAGTACCTGGCGCTGATCGCGCTGCTGGAAACCGCGGTGGAAACGGGGATACGCGAACTGGCCGCCTATGGCGACAGCCAGGTGGTGGTGCAGGATGTGCTGATGGGCGAGGTGCCCGGAGCGAAAGGACTCGAAGCGCACCGCGCGCGGGTGCTGGCCTTGATGGCGCGGCTGGACCGGGTGGCGGTGCGCTGGCTGCCGCGGCACCGCAACGGTGACGCGGACGCATTGTCGCAGCGGGCCATTGCCGCCTAG